The Fusarium musae strain F31 chromosome 10, whole genome shotgun sequence genome window below encodes:
- a CDS encoding hypothetical protein (EggNog:ENOG41), producing the protein MELPWTGNAPPEKILTVIQTIILIVSTEVPAGLCTQAHMKQGFAIRLAQNNKFHLEPDPSLPLAEREERKRTFWSLYLQDKLISLSRGRFSAIRDEECKISLPCSEDAFKEGREEKTPFLDELTGDCVEQEAIDGCCSLGLINVMASILGRVSHYVLHDTQTSHTGLPWSSTAPYATLSSALLQAEHYFGMNEDPTESLKQRCTVDDVVDQLHASSFIFAKAMFHLSHCLLHHPFLIQQRLQSGKQKAPSMFMKTAWEKCRTHAKSITDLLDMKSQNVPILTSIYGYCIMVAGTIHALSLNDERDHIRKESQKHYRAAMESLQDLSCYWNHAALMVKRLERFHSQCETRGQELSPSNVERTPGDVKALWQSVDYTSLSTPTRPGSPTLAGQTSVEADWALSTDMFDFSGFGGFAEGVDVFSISFVDGDMTLGDEIPNMVQNWAAPEKAD; encoded by the exons ATGGAACTTCCTTGGACTGGTAATGCGCCTCCTGAAAAGATCTTGACAGTCATCCAAACCATCATCTTGATAGTAAGCACTGAGGTTCCAG CCGGTCTCTGTACCCAAGCTCATATGAAGCAGGGTTTCGCTATTCGGCTTGCCCAGAATAACAAGTTTCACTTGGAACCCGATCCATCGCTACCTCTAGCAGAGCGTGAGGAACGAAAACGAACTTTCTGGTCACTGTATCTCCAGGATAAACTTATAAGCCTTTCTCGTGGACGCTTCTCCGCCATTCGGGACGAGGAGTGCAAGATATCTTTACCATGCTCCGAGGACGCATTCAAGGAGGGCCGCGAAGAAAAGACACCCTTTCTCGACGAGCTGACTGGTGATTGCGTGGAACAAGAAGCTATCGACGGATGTTGTTCACTTGGTCTGATCAATGTAATGGCATCTATCCTTGGCCGTGTCTCGCATTACGTTCTGCATGATACTCAAACATCTCACACGGGACTTCCTTGGTCTTCAACAGCGCCTTACGCCACTTTATCATCGGCATTGCTCCAAGCAGAACACTACTTTGGAATGAACGAAGACCCGACAGAAAGTCTCAAGCAACGATGCacggttgatgatgtcgttgatCAACTACACGCAAGCTCCTTTATCTTCGCCAAGGCTATGTTCCACTTGTCTCACTGTCTACTTCATCACCCATTCTTAATTCAACAACGGCTTCAGTCCGGTAAACAAAAAGCGCCGTCAATGTTCATGAAGACGGCCTGGGAAAAGTGTAGGACTCATGCGAAGAGTATCACGGATCTACTAGATATGAAGAGCCAGAATGTGCCTATACTAACCTCTATTTATGGATACTGTATCATGGTTGCTGGTACAATCCATGCTCTGTCTTTGAATGATGAGAGAGATCATATTCGGAAGGAGAGCCAGAAACATTATCGCGCTGCTATGGAATCATTACAAGATCTGTCGTGCTACTGGAACCATGCTGCCTTGATG GTAAAACGACTAGAGAGATTCCATAGTCAATGCGAGACTCGTGGACAAGAGCTTTCCCCCTCAAACGTCGAGCGAACTCCTGGAGATGTTAAAGCTCTATGGCAAAGCGTCGACTACACATCCTTGTCAACTCCAACGAGACCTGGTAGCCCGACACTTGCAGGTCAAACCTCGGTTGAAGCCGATTGGGCTTTATCGACGGACATGTTTGACTTTAGTGGCTTTGGTGGATTTGCAGAAGGTGTTGATGTTTTTAGTATCTCGTTTGTTGATGGCGATATGACTCTTGGCGACGAAATTCCGAATATGGTGCAAAATTGGGCAGCTCCCGAAAAGGCAGATTGA
- a CDS encoding hypothetical protein (EggNog:ENOG41), with protein MSSPIGLAVVGTNWITNSFVQSCHESKLFTLTAVYSRKLDTANNFISETPSIKDASGVEAYDDLDTMLSKGSNIDVVYIASPNSLHYEQGIKALNAGKHVVMEKPFASNMKELEALYKLADSKGLFILEAYRHIQEPNFKTLQGLLDDEKTRMEKFGKVYGASLSMAVYSPLFGDITEGNVPNVASPKFSGGCLWDMGCYPVTFAVRLFGKPSSQAYFPVILETGVDGGGLIVFQYTPESSKHQQSFTLSARTSKIYDSHAPTEIYCEKGTIKIFGGQASNVTDICTMKFFPRGSQEAEELGDTSPEYTDMLNLTWEAKELGRIIKESDREAEADLRALSRSVLAVMEDMRKKNGIVFGSD; from the coding sequence ATGTCTTCTCCAATTGGTCTCGCTGTCGTGGGGACGAACTGGATCACCAACTCTTTCGTGCAATCATGCCATGAGAGCAAGCTATTTACCCTTACTGCTGTATATTCAAGAAAGCTCGATACAGCAAATAATTTCATCTCTGAAACTCCCTCAATCAAAGATGCTTCTGGAGTGGAAGCTTACGATGACCTGGACACCATGCTGTCCAAAGGCTCCAATATCGATGTCGTGTACATCGCATCACCCAACTCGCTGCACTATGAACAGGGCATCAAGGCTCTGAATGCTGGTAAACATGTCGTCATGGAAAAGCCCTTCGCCTCCAACATgaaagagcttgaagctctttACAAGCTCGCCGACTCAAAAGGTCTCTTCATTTTAGAGGCTTATCGTCATATTCAAGAGCCCAACTTCAAGACGCTTCAAGGGCTACTTGATGACGAGAAGACTAGGATGGAGAAGTTTGGGAAGGTTTATGGCGCAAGCCTCTCAATGGCAGTGTATTCCCCATTATTCGGAGACATCACAGAAGGCAACGTTCCAAACGTTGCATCCCCCAAGTTCAGCGGAGGCTGTCTATGGGATATGGGTTGCTATCCTGTCACATTTGCTGTCAGGCTCTTTGGCAAGCCCTCATCTCAGGCATATTTCCCCGTTATTCTTGAGACAGGTGTCGATGGCGGTGGTCTCATTGTGTTCCAATACACGCCCGAGTCTTCAAAGCACCAGCAGAGCTTTACACTATCGGCCCGCACAAGCAAGATTTATGACTCGCATGCACCAACCGAGATCTACTGTGAGAAGGGAACCATCAAGATCTTTGGTGGTCAGGCTTCCAACGTCACAGATATTTGCACTATGAAGTTCTTTCCAAGAGGATCAcaagaggctgaggagctAGGAGATACTAGCCCTGAGTATACAGATATGTTGAACTTGACTTGggaggccaaggagcttgGGCGTATCATTAAAGAGAGTGATCGGGAAGCAGAAGCTGACTTGAGGGCACTCAGTCGAAGCGTTCTCGCAGTGATGGAGGATATGAGGAAAAAGAACGGCATTGTGTTTGGTAGTGATTGA